In a genomic window of Styela clava chromosome 11, kaStyClav1.hap1.2, whole genome shotgun sequence:
- the LOC120347391 gene encoding uncharacterized protein LOC120347391: MDQNILFIILSCFVAQGLSLKCMTPDDARYLTTDQSIPARWKERGRWHTGDFFPSPHNSWEFSKTSVLHLTSEENGAKMWWLKDKLNDYYMLVTKDLSNMLCTLMGAGLQIAWAPVNDETRFSGYCHWIINVDPDDPARFQMRNAELKLSLGDIGAVFLNRSGLYFDYATNEVNDPANHVDESMTWWKWRHEGLELEDMTSLPDKCETNEIGVPLFMAEEESPLGRSLGGRRRKRGSRFKFLTSTKFASCDEDRWWLHNKKCYRIYVAPNLDHYTTTNVCRVLKGRVVQPKSASDNNFVRALIKNFARGKGMYWLGATAPPIRSRNLKADFSDGLGNMRYTRWHPKSRFLPSHRCVVISNGFWNSTTCNQTAGRVICERDAVVRELPKSSTCGKIQERGVDAVMAAQAGVGTVRIVGGDNAYATQFPWQAAIRFRHPIRVRGYKGRVYHNCGGALIDSCWVLSAAHCFYDSNPKTYIVRLGDLNNNRVDGTEQEFDPQEIIVHEDYTDIPSHRQDIALIKLKKKNGRCARYTRQVQPVCLPTIEFDIPEDGAMCQVSGWGVTDTSKGQGSAAEVLQWISVPTMRDDICSIKYNKPDKSVYFLRDVMFCAGYKTGGKDSCSGDSGGPYVCRGSDGRYAVAGIVSFGIGCARKSYPGVYTRVRQFLPWINEMISERGG, encoded by the exons ATGGATCAAAACATATTATTCATCATTTTGTCGTGTTTTGTCGCCCAAG GTCTGTCTTTGAAATGCATGACCCCGGACGATGCTCGATATCTGACTACTGATCAAAGTATTCCCGCTAGATGGAAGGAGAGAGGCAGGTGGCACACTGGAGATTTCTTTCCTTCGCCAC ACAACAGCTGGGAATTTTCGAAAACTTCTGTGCTGCATCTGACGTCAGAGGAAAATGGTGCAAAAATGTGGTGGCTGAAGGACAAGCTGAATGATTACTACATGcttgtgacgaaagatttgtCAAA CATGCTCTGCACTCTGATGGGGGCGGGGCTTCAAATAGCCTGGGCACCAGTAAACGACGAAACAAGATTCAGCGGGTATTGCCATTGGATAATCAACGTTGACCCTGATGACCCAGCGAGATTTCAAATGCGGAACGCGGAACTCAAACTTTCG CTTGGTGATATCGGTGCCGTGTTTTTAAATCGCTCTGGTTTATACTTCGACTACGCCACCAATGAAGTCAACGATCCCGCGAATCACGTCGATGAAAGTATGACGTGGTGGAAATGGCGTCATGAAGGACTTGAATTAGAGGATATGACGTCACTGCCTGATAAATGCGAAACAA ATGAAATAGGAGTCCCGCTGTTCATGGCCGAAGAGGAGAGCCCACTCGGAAGATCTTTAGGCGGAAGAAGGCGGAAGAGGGGGTCAAGGTTCAAGTTCCTGACAAGTA CAAAGTTCGCGTCTTGTGATGAGGATCGCTGGTGGCTTCACAACAAGAAATGTTATCGAATCTACGTCGCTCCTAACCTCGATCACTACACAACGACTAATGTCTGCCGAGTATTGAAAGGAAGAGTCGTGCAGCCCAA GAGCGCCTCCGACAACAACTTCGTTCGAGCTTTGATCAAGAATTTTGCTCGCGGAAAAGGGATGTATTGGCTCGGTGCAACAGCGCCACCTATCCGTTCAAGAAACTTGAAAGCAGATTTCAGTGATGGACTCGGAAATATGCGGTACACTAGGTGGCACCCTaaatctagattttt GCCCTCCCACAGATGCGTCGTCATATCCAATGGATTCTGGAATTCAACGACTTGCAACCAGACAGCCGGCAGAGTCATTTGCGAGAGAG ATGCTGTCGTGAGAGAACTCCCAAAATCTTCAACATGCGGAAAGATACAAGAACGAGGAGTCGAT GCAGTGATGGCTGCACAGGCCGGAGTGGGGACCGTCAGAATTGTCGGAGGAGATAACGCTTATGCAACGCAGTTCCCGTGGCAG GCGGCTATTCGTTTCAGACACCCGATAAGAGTGAGAGGCTACAAGGGAAGAGTCTATCACAATTGCGGGGGCGCGCTCATTGATTCTTGTTGGGTTCTAAGTGCTGCCCATTGCTTCTATGACAG CAATCCGAAGACCTACATCGTCCGTTTGGGAGATTTGAACAACAATAGAGTCGACGGTACCGAGCAAGAGTTTGATCCGCAGGAAATAATCGTTCACGAGGACTACACCGACATTCCCTCACATAGGCAGGATATCGCTCTGATTAAACTAAAGAAAAAGAATGGACGGTGTGCTAG aTATACTCGCCAAGTTCAACCGGTCTGTCTCCCAACGATTGAGTTTGATATTCCGGAAGATGGCGCTATGTGTCAAGTGAGCGGGTGGGGAGTAACAGACACAAGTAAAGGACAAGGAT CTGCCGCCGAAGTTCTGCAATGGATCAGCGTTCCAACAATGCGTGATGATATCTGTTCGATCAAATACAACAAGCCTGATAAATCGGTCTATTTCCTACGTGACGTCATGTTCTGTGCAGGATATAAG aCTGGAGGAAAAGATTCGTGTTCGGGAGATTCTGGAGGACCATATGTTTGCAGAGGAAGTGATGGGAGATATGCGGTTGCAGGAATAGTCAGCTTCG GCATTGGATGTGCCCGTAAGAGCTATCCTGGAGTCTACACCCGTGTGAGGCAATTCTTACCCTGGATTAACGAGATGATCAGTGAAAGAGGGGGCTAG